A single genomic interval of Halorubrum aethiopicum harbors:
- the azf gene encoding NAD-dependent glucose-6-phosphate dehydrogenase Azf: MDDPVLLTGAGGRVGQAILDGIGEEYDWRLLDREPLPAAKVPDRVTDADQYVADITDERAVREAMRGVNAVIHLAGDPRKTAPWDSVLRNNIDGTQAVMRAAAEAGVEKFAFASSNHAVGGYETDDRTPDLYRPDDDYRLDGDELPRPGNLYGVSKATGEFLGRYYHDEFGMAVVCVRIGNLTKDHPPREYERGQAMWLSHGDCAHLFERCLLAEYGFEIVYGISDNDRKYYSIDRAREVLDYDPQDNSANYTFEGEPIAEDPPTDEP, encoded by the coding sequence ATGGACGATCCGGTCCTACTCACTGGCGCGGGCGGGCGGGTCGGCCAGGCCATCCTCGATGGCATCGGCGAGGAGTACGACTGGCGGCTCCTCGACCGCGAGCCGCTCCCGGCCGCGAAGGTCCCCGACCGGGTGACCGACGCCGACCAGTACGTCGCGGACATCACCGACGAGCGCGCCGTCCGCGAGGCCATGCGGGGCGTGAACGCGGTGATCCACCTCGCGGGCGACCCCCGGAAGACCGCGCCGTGGGACTCCGTCCTCCGGAACAACATCGACGGGACGCAGGCCGTGATGCGCGCCGCCGCCGAGGCCGGCGTCGAGAAGTTCGCGTTCGCCTCCTCGAACCACGCCGTCGGCGGCTACGAGACCGACGACCGGACCCCCGACCTGTACCGCCCCGACGACGACTACCGGCTCGACGGCGACGAGCTCCCCCGACCGGGCAACCTCTACGGCGTCTCGAAGGCGACCGGCGAGTTCCTCGGGCGGTACTACCACGACGAGTTCGGGATGGCCGTCGTCTGCGTCCGCATCGGCAACCTCACCAAGGACCACCCGCCGCGCGAGTACGAGCGCGGCCAGGCGATGTGGCTCTCACACGGCGACTGCGCGCACCTCTTCGAGCGGTGTCTCCTGGCGGAGTACGGCTTCGAGATCGTCTACGGCATCTCCGATAACGACCGGAAGTACTACTCGATCGACCGCGCCCGCGAGGTCCTCGACTACGACCCGCAGGACAACTCCGCGAACTACACCTTCGAGGGCGAACCGATCGCCGAGGACCCGCCGACAGACGAGCCCTGA
- a CDS encoding cell division protein SepF, with product MGIMSKILGGGGQRSVDDYVELDIDDFAEASAEAGMKVHIAEIGDQSDVIPIKDAVYDGDFVIADITRHSTSDRTVEHIIDELRQVAEEVDGDIVQKGDDQLVVAPTGVTVSRQKLS from the coding sequence ATGGGCATTATGAGCAAGATCCTCGGCGGGGGCGGACAGCGCTCCGTCGACGACTACGTCGAACTCGACATAGACGACTTCGCCGAGGCGAGCGCGGAAGCGGGCATGAAGGTACACATCGCGGAGATCGGCGACCAGAGCGACGTCATCCCGATCAAGGACGCGGTCTACGACGGCGACTTCGTCATCGCGGACATCACCCGCCACTCCACGTCGGACCGGACCGTCGAACACATCATCGACGAGCTCCGCCAGGTGGCGGAGGAGGTCGACGGCGACATCGTCCAGAAGGGCGACGACCAGCTGGTGGTCGCGCCGACGGGCGTCACCGTCTCGCGCCAGAAGCTCTCGTGA
- the mutS gene encoding DNA mismatch repair protein MutS → MPTGIVGEFLELKESTDADVLAMQCGDFYEFFADDAELVADELDLTVSQKSSHGSSYPMAGVPLSELTPYLKALVERGYRVAVADQYETEDGHAREITRVVTPGTLLETSDDDARYLATVVRGGGGSGGNGGDAADGPYGVAFADVTTGRFLAAELADRSDLRAELYRFDPAEVLPGPDLRNDDAFLGAVREDLSGSVSVFDAEAFAPGRAAHAVREQFGAETADSVGLDSDPATRAAGAALAYVAETGAGVLASMTRLTTYAAADHVELDATTQRNLEITETMRGEAAGSLFDAVDHTVTAAGGRLLREWLTRPKRDRDELDRRLDAVEALASAALARDRLRETLGDAYDLERLAARTTSGSAGARELSAVRDTLALLPALAEAVEGTPLADSPVAGILRRPDRDRARDLHGELDGALAADPPKTKTEGGLFRTGYDDELDDLIERHEAALEWLDMLAEREKRDHGLSHVTVDRNKTDGYYIQVGKSVADGVPEHYREIKTLKNSKRFVTDELEEREREVLRLEEARGELEYELFEELRERVAEAATLLQNVGRAVAEVDALASLATHAAGNDWTRPTLTESRTLSIEAGRHPVVERTTDFVPNDLELDAERGFLIVTGPNMSGKSTYMRQAALIQLLAQAGSFVPARSAEVGLVDGIYTRVGALDELAQGRSTFMVEMQELSNILHSATADSLVILDEVGRGTATYDGISIAWAATEYLHNEVRARTLFATHYHELTTLADHLPRVENVHVAVDERDGDVTFLRTVRDGPTNRSYGVHVADIAGVPEPVVDRADRVLDRLREEKAIEAKGGLERGEGGGGTRQAVFDLSTGSFAGSEDGKTDARNGTEADRGDGTDHGTDRGDGSPGATAATVGDAGTEVEDPTELDPEARAVIEELADVDVAATAPVELLSRVQEWQERLDEDD, encoded by the coding sequence ATGCCAACGGGGATCGTCGGGGAGTTCCTCGAACTCAAGGAGTCGACGGACGCGGACGTCCTCGCGATGCAGTGCGGCGACTTCTACGAGTTCTTCGCCGACGACGCCGAGCTGGTCGCCGACGAGCTCGACTTGACGGTCTCACAGAAGTCCTCGCACGGGTCGTCGTACCCGATGGCGGGCGTCCCGCTCTCGGAGCTGACGCCGTACCTGAAGGCGCTCGTCGAGCGCGGCTACCGGGTCGCCGTCGCGGACCAGTACGAGACGGAGGACGGCCACGCGAGGGAGATCACCCGAGTGGTCACGCCGGGGACCCTCCTCGAGACGAGCGACGACGACGCGCGGTACCTGGCGACCGTGGTGCGCGGGGGCGGCGGGAGCGGCGGAAACGGCGGCGACGCCGCCGACGGCCCCTACGGCGTCGCGTTCGCGGACGTCACCACCGGCCGGTTCCTCGCCGCCGAGCTCGCCGACCGGAGCGACCTCCGCGCGGAGCTGTACCGGTTTGACCCCGCGGAGGTGCTGCCCGGCCCCGACCTCCGGAACGACGACGCCTTCCTCGGGGCGGTCCGCGAGGACCTCTCGGGGTCGGTCTCCGTCTTCGACGCGGAGGCGTTCGCGCCGGGGCGGGCGGCCCACGCGGTCCGCGAGCAGTTCGGCGCGGAGACCGCCGACAGCGTCGGACTCGACTCCGACCCCGCGACGCGGGCGGCCGGCGCGGCGCTGGCGTACGTGGCCGAGACGGGCGCGGGCGTGCTCGCGTCGATGACCCGCCTGACGACGTACGCCGCGGCGGACCACGTCGAGCTCGACGCGACGACTCAGCGCAACCTGGAGATCACGGAGACGATGCGCGGGGAGGCGGCGGGATCCCTCTTCGACGCCGTCGACCACACGGTCACCGCCGCGGGCGGACGGCTGCTCCGCGAGTGGCTCACGCGGCCGAAACGGGACCGCGACGAGCTCGACCGCCGGCTCGACGCGGTGGAGGCGCTCGCGTCCGCGGCGCTCGCGCGCGACCGGCTCCGCGAGACGCTCGGCGACGCGTACGACCTCGAGCGGCTCGCCGCCCGGACGACGAGCGGGAGCGCGGGCGCGCGGGAGCTCTCGGCGGTCCGGGACACCCTCGCGCTGCTGCCCGCGCTCGCGGAGGCGGTGGAGGGGACGCCGCTCGCCGACTCGCCGGTCGCGGGGATCCTCCGGCGGCCGGACCGCGACCGCGCCCGCGACCTCCACGGCGAGCTCGACGGGGCGCTCGCGGCGGACCCGCCGAAGACGAAGACCGAGGGCGGGCTGTTCCGGACGGGGTACGACGACGAGCTCGACGACCTCATCGAGCGCCACGAGGCCGCCCTCGAGTGGCTCGACATGCTCGCCGAGCGCGAGAAGCGCGACCACGGCCTCTCTCACGTCACGGTCGACCGCAACAAGACGGACGGCTACTACATTCAGGTCGGCAAGTCGGTCGCGGACGGAGTCCCGGAACACTACCGGGAGATCAAGACGCTGAAGAACTCCAAACGGTTCGTCACCGACGAGCTGGAGGAGCGGGAACGGGAGGTGCTCCGGCTGGAGGAGGCGCGCGGCGAGCTGGAGTACGAGCTGTTCGAGGAGCTCCGCGAGCGGGTCGCCGAGGCGGCGACGCTGCTCCAGAACGTCGGCCGGGCGGTCGCGGAGGTGGACGCGCTCGCGTCGCTCGCGACGCATGCGGCGGGAAACGACTGGACGCGGCCGACGCTGACGGAGTCGCGGACCCTCTCGATCGAGGCGGGCCGGCACCCGGTCGTCGAGCGGACGACGGACTTCGTGCCGAACGACCTCGAGCTCGACGCCGAGCGCGGCTTCCTGATCGTCACGGGGCCGAACATGAGCGGGAAGTCGACGTACATGCGGCAGGCCGCGCTGATCCAGCTGCTCGCGCAGGCGGGCTCGTTCGTCCCGGCGCGGTCGGCCGAGGTCGGGCTCGTCGACGGGATCTACACCCGCGTCGGCGCGCTCGACGAGCTGGCGCAGGGGCGGTCGACGTTCATGGTCGAGATGCAGGAGCTGTCGAACATCCTCCACTCCGCGACCGCGGACTCGCTGGTGATCCTCGACGAGGTGGGCCGCGGCACCGCCACCTACGACGGCATCTCGATCGCGTGGGCGGCCACGGAGTACCTCCACAACGAGGTGCGCGCCCGCACGCTCTTTGCCACCCACTACCACGAGCTGACGACCCTCGCCGACCACCTCCCGCGCGTCGAGAACGTCCACGTCGCGGTCGACGAGCGCGACGGCGACGTGACCTTCCTCCGGACGGTGCGGGACGGGCCGACGAACCGGTCGTACGGCGTCCACGTCGCGGACATCGCGGGCGTCCCCGAACCCGTCGTCGACCGCGCGGACCGGGTGCTCGACCGGCTGCGCGAGGAGAAGGCGATCGAGGCGAAGGGCGGCTTGGAGCGCGGGGAGGGGGGCGGCGGGACGAGACAGGCCGTCTTCGACCTCTCGACCGGCTCGTTCGCGGGGAGCGAGGACGGGAAGACCGACGCGCGAAACGGAACCGAAGCCGACCGCGGCGACGGCACCGACCACGGCACCGACCGCGGCGACGGATCGCCCGGCGCGACGGCCGCGACCGTCGGGGACGCCGGGACGGAGGTCGAGGACCCGACGGAACTCGATCCGGAGGCGCGCGCGGTGATCGAGGAGTTGGCCGACGTCGATGTCGCGGCGACCGCGCCGGTGGAGCTGCTCTCGCGGGTCCAGGAGTGGCAGGAGCGACTCGACGAGGACGACTGA
- the thiD gene encoding bifunctional hydroxymethylpyrimidine kinase/phosphomethylpyrimidine kinase has protein sequence MTPSLDPVSPPVALTIAGSDSGGGAGIQADLKTMTTHGVFGTSVVTATTAQNTRGVHDVVPLSAEHVTAQYDAVVEDFAPEAAKTGMLATREIVEAVTRKVRGFDGPVVVDPVMVAATGDRLLSAGAEAAYEDLVASATLVTPNADEAAILVDGAVETPADAAAAGRTLVERGADAALVKGGHLDGDGEVVVDTLVWGTEGEDPRVRRIENPRIDAAATHGSGCTLSSAIASRLARGEPLEEAVVAAVDGMGEAIRRGYDVGEGPGAVNPTATDAR, from the coding sequence ATGACACCTTCCCTCGATCCCGTCTCGCCGCCCGTCGCGCTGACGATCGCCGGCAGCGACAGCGGCGGCGGAGCGGGGATACAGGCGGATCTGAAGACGATGACGACCCACGGCGTCTTCGGCACGTCGGTCGTGACGGCGACGACCGCCCAGAACACCCGCGGCGTCCACGACGTGGTCCCGCTGTCGGCCGAGCACGTGACCGCCCAGTACGACGCGGTCGTCGAGGACTTCGCGCCCGAGGCGGCCAAGACCGGAATGTTGGCGACGCGGGAGATCGTCGAGGCGGTGACGCGGAAGGTACGGGGGTTCGACGGCCCGGTCGTCGTCGATCCGGTGATGGTGGCCGCGACCGGCGACCGGCTGCTGTCGGCCGGGGCCGAGGCCGCCTACGAGGACCTGGTCGCGTCGGCGACGCTCGTCACGCCGAACGCCGACGAGGCGGCGATCCTCGTCGACGGCGCGGTCGAGACGCCCGCCGACGCCGCGGCGGCCGGGCGAACGCTCGTCGAGCGCGGTGCCGACGCGGCGCTCGTGAAGGGCGGGCACCTCGACGGTGACGGAGAGGTCGTGGTCGATACCCTGGTGTGGGGAACCGAGGGCGAGGACCCTCGCGTGCGGCGGATCGAGAACCCGCGGATCGACGCCGCGGCGACCCACGGCTCCGGCTGTACGCTGTCGAGCGCGATCGCCTCGCGGCTGGCCCGTGGCGAGCCCCTCGAGGAGGCCGTCGTCGCCGCGGTCGACGGGATGGGCGAGGCGATCCGGCGCGGCTACGACGTGGGTGAGGGCCCGGGGGCGGTGAACCCGACCGCGACGGACGCGCGGTGA
- a CDS encoding DsbA family oxidoreductase, whose protein sequence is MSDTENDGENASATAGDGSGGDPVTVTIFSDYVCPFCYLGRRSLERYRESRGEDASDLEIDWHPFDLRSGKRRPDGSIDTSVDDGKDEDYYEQAKENVRRLQEEYDAEMDLEIATDVDSLDAQVVSYYLKQHHPYETWLAFDEAVFATLWKDGEDIGDRDLLVSLAEDAGVDPGEVRSALDDDTLREEVTELFEEAKRRGVTGVPTFAYDGHAARGAVPPEHLRRLIEGA, encoded by the coding sequence ATGAGCGATACCGAAAACGACGGCGAGAACGCGAGCGCGACGGCCGGCGACGGGAGCGGCGGAGACCCAGTCACCGTCACGATATTCTCGGACTACGTCTGTCCGTTCTGCTACCTGGGCCGCCGCTCGCTCGAGCGGTACCGTGAGTCGCGCGGGGAGGACGCGAGCGACCTCGAGATCGACTGGCACCCCTTCGACCTCCGGAGCGGGAAGCGTCGACCCGACGGGAGCATCGATACATCGGTCGACGACGGGAAGGACGAGGACTACTACGAACAGGCGAAAGAGAACGTCCGCCGGCTCCAGGAGGAGTACGACGCCGAGATGGATCTCGAGATCGCGACCGACGTGGACTCGCTCGACGCGCAGGTCGTCTCCTACTACCTGAAACAACACCACCCCTACGAGACGTGGCTCGCGTTCGACGAAGCCGTCTTCGCCACGCTCTGGAAGGACGGCGAGGACATCGGCGACCGCGACCTCCTCGTCTCGCTCGCCGAGGACGCCGGCGTCGACCCCGGCGAGGTTCGCTCCGCGCTGGACGACGACACGCTGCGGGAGGAGGTCACGGAGCTGTTCGAGGAGGCGAAACGTCGCGGCGTCACCGGCGTCCCGACGTTCGCGTACGACGGCCACGCCGCCCGCGGCGCGGTCCCGCCCGAGCACCTCCGTCGGCTGATCGAGGGAGCGTAG
- a CDS encoding phosphatase PAP2 family protein: MSPLLSIVTSVLFWVTAMCLVAGVAIVGPRRLYGIGGNLVPHLRESRREVAALLVVLVVSGIGRPALQSVSEVFGLRLTGAIIALEGDFVPWLQATFQSPRLTLYFSSVYVFGYAFLLVFPFLAYAALPEPKTLKRLIVAYTLNYAIGLVLYTVVLAYGPRNVMPDLVTSLLYTFNPDFQTLTGEVNVETNVFPSLHTSLSVTVAAFAALTHDRYPRWTPVAWWIAGSVVVSTMYLGIHWLTDVVFGTALALGCVYAACRYVDPGGDGSDDAEPDGTEPGNAEANA, encoded by the coding sequence ATGAGTCCGCTCCTCTCGATCGTCACGAGCGTCCTGTTCTGGGTGACCGCGATGTGTCTCGTGGCGGGGGTCGCGATCGTCGGCCCGCGGCGGCTGTACGGGATCGGCGGGAACCTCGTTCCGCACCTCCGCGAGTCGCGCCGCGAGGTCGCCGCCCTGCTCGTCGTGCTCGTCGTGAGCGGGATCGGCCGGCCCGCGCTCCAGTCGGTTTCCGAGGTGTTCGGCCTGCGACTGACCGGCGCGATCATCGCACTCGAGGGCGACTTCGTTCCGTGGCTCCAGGCGACCTTCCAGAGCCCGCGGCTGACGCTGTACTTCTCGTCGGTCTACGTGTTCGGATACGCGTTCCTGCTCGTGTTCCCGTTTCTCGCGTACGCGGCGCTTCCGGAGCCGAAGACGCTGAAGCGGCTGATCGTGGCGTACACGCTCAACTACGCGATCGGGCTCGTGTTGTACACCGTCGTGTTGGCGTACGGCCCGAGAAACGTGATGCCGGACCTCGTGACCTCGCTTTTGTACACGTTCAACCCGGACTTCCAGACGCTCACCGGGGAGGTGAACGTCGAGACGAACGTGTTCCCTTCCCTTCACACCTCCCTGTCCGTGACGGTCGCGGCCTTCGCCGCGCTCACGCACGACAGGTATCCGAGGTGGACGCCGGTCGCCTGGTGGATCGCGGGCTCCGTGGTCGTCTCGACGATGTACCTCGGGATCCACTGGCTCACGGACGTGGTCTTCGGAACCGCGCTGGCGCTCGGCTGCGTATACGCCGCCTGCCGATACGTGGATCCGGGCGGGGACGGGTCCGACGACGCGGAACCGGACGGAACGGAACCCGGAAACGCGGAGGCGAACGCCTGA
- a CDS encoding ABC transporter substrate-binding protein: MTGPISRREALAGIGLAAGSAGCVGRARNIAGRDGSSQLVLEIRTTPADEDPNGIRIARALAENLSAVGVDARVETMNGTDLHRTVLLNHDFDVYVGQYTEVLPFDPDELYGLIHSRFAAEAGWQNPFGFTDLETDEHLEAQRTANGSDRVDVVADLLTGTCEKQPFTVVAFPDALAATRTDRFVGWATGPPVSAVGLLNMEYVDTESGDGADPVTLRLVTTDGRISENWNPIAAEYRRYGTFMSILYDRLTVVDDGSAIPWLARSWGWHDPETLEVELRPSTWHDGEPLTAADVAFTYEFLRDTSMGNAETPIPAPQFRGRGSIVESATAVDDSTVRLRIGDTAADVAKRALQVPILPEHVWRDRAETATVGGFEFDLETTEALVIPNEEPVGSGPMRFVEATPGERVVFERNPDHFLARAGPVDADDGRSGGSTVADEGWGSIPDAYRGKPSFDRLEVSVVGSDVEAVQWVADGHADGTVSNLGPDSVPRIGREDDIRLVSTRSAAFYYVGYNARRAPLSNPRFRGVVASLVDKASLVDDAFAGYAHPASTPLAASPEWVPEDLRWDDERDEDPVHPFHGEGGSLDVAAAREALREIGYRFDESDRLLARSP; the protein is encoded by the coding sequence ATGACGGGACCGATCAGTCGTCGTGAGGCGCTCGCGGGTATCGGCCTCGCCGCCGGGAGCGCCGGCTGTGTCGGTCGCGCGCGGAACATCGCCGGACGGGACGGGTCCTCACAGCTCGTGTTGGAGATCCGGACCACTCCCGCCGACGAGGACCCGAACGGGATCCGGATCGCGCGGGCGCTCGCGGAGAACCTCTCCGCTGTCGGCGTCGACGCACGGGTCGAGACGATGAACGGGACGGACCTCCACCGGACGGTGCTCCTCAACCACGACTTCGACGTGTACGTCGGCCAGTACACGGAGGTGCTCCCGTTCGATCCGGACGAGCTCTACGGACTGATCCACTCGCGGTTCGCCGCCGAGGCGGGATGGCAGAACCCGTTCGGGTTCACCGACCTCGAGACCGACGAGCACCTCGAGGCACAACGGACCGCCAACGGGTCCGACCGGGTCGACGTCGTCGCGGACCTCCTCACCGGCACGTGCGAGAAACAGCCCTTCACGGTCGTCGCCTTCCCGGACGCGCTCGCGGCGACGCGGACGGACCGGTTCGTCGGCTGGGCGACGGGACCGCCCGTCTCCGCGGTCGGGCTCCTCAACATGGAGTACGTCGACACCGAGAGCGGAGACGGCGCGGATCCGGTCACCCTCCGTCTCGTGACGACCGACGGGCGCATCTCCGAGAACTGGAACCCGATCGCGGCGGAGTACCGGCGATACGGGACGTTCATGTCGATCCTGTACGACCGGCTCACGGTCGTCGACGACGGGAGCGCGATCCCGTGGCTCGCTCGCAGTTGGGGGTGGCACGATCCGGAGACGCTCGAGGTCGAGCTGCGGCCGTCGACGTGGCACGACGGGGAGCCGCTGACTGCGGCGGACGTGGCGTTCACCTACGAGTTCCTCCGGGACACCTCGATGGGAAACGCCGAGACGCCGATCCCCGCGCCGCAGTTCCGCGGGCGCGGCTCGATCGTGGAGTCGGCCACCGCCGTCGACGACTCCACCGTCAGACTGCGGATCGGCGACACCGCCGCGGACGTGGCGAAGCGGGCCCTCCAGGTCCCGATACTCCCCGAGCACGTCTGGCGCGATCGGGCCGAGACCGCGACGGTCGGCGGGTTCGAGTTCGACCTCGAGACCACGGAGGCGCTCGTCATCCCCAACGAGGAGCCCGTGGGGAGCGGCCCGATGCGCTTCGTCGAGGCGACGCCCGGCGAGCGGGTCGTCTTCGAGCGCAACCCCGACCACTTCCTCGCTCGCGCCGGACCGGTCGACGCGGACGACGGCCGGTCGGGCGGATCGACGGTCGCGGACGAGGGCTGGGGGTCGATCCCGGACGCGTATCGGGGGAAGCCGTCGTTCGACCGGCTCGAGGTGTCGGTCGTCGGGTCGGACGTGGAGGCGGTACAGTGGGTCGCCGACGGCCACGCCGACGGGACCGTCTCCAATCTGGGACCGGACTCGGTTCCGCGGATCGGTCGGGAGGACGACATCCGTCTCGTGAGCACGCGGTCGGCCGCGTTCTACTACGTGGGATACAACGCGCGTCGCGCGCCGCTCTCGAACCCGCGGTTCCGCGGGGTCGTCGCGTCGCTCGTGGACAAGGCGTCGCTCGTCGACGACGCGTTCGCCGGGTACGCACACCCGGCGAGCACTCCGCTCGCGGCGTCGCCCGAGTGGGTCCCCGAGGACCTCCGCTGGGACGACGAGCGCGACGAGGACCCGGTACACCCGTTCCACGGGGAGGGCGGGTCGCTCGACGTGGCCGCGGCGCGCGAGGCGCTCCGCGAGATCGGCTATCGGTTCGACGAGTCCGACAGGCTGCTCGCGCGGAGCCCATGA
- a CDS encoding DUF7091 family protein — MDDRLERVIRQQLRKAGRQFEEARRAYAEGRADPDGENAGTERYDLPTDEDGRARIVCRRHAEKRAVTVDAEGRPACFEPDHADCEGCAEDVRDGYVETW, encoded by the coding sequence ATGGACGACCGGCTCGAACGGGTGATCCGCCAGCAGCTCCGGAAGGCCGGCCGGCAGTTCGAGGAGGCCAGGCGGGCGTACGCGGAGGGAAGAGCGGACCCCGACGGCGAGAACGCCGGCACGGAGCGGTACGACCTGCCGACCGACGAGGACGGGCGCGCGCGGATCGTCTGCCGACGGCACGCCGAAAAGCGGGCGGTGACCGTCGACGCCGAGGGACGCCCGGCCTGTTTCGAGCCGGATCACGCCGACTGCGAGGGGTGTGCGGAGGACGTGCGTGACGGCTACGTCGAGACGTGGTGA
- a CDS encoding replication factor A (Replication protein A protects and stabilize the intermediate ssDNA that is generated by the unwinding action of a DNA helicase at the replication fork. In addition, SSBs prevent the formation of secondary structures by single-stranded template DNA.), with the protein MSELRQEAEAIAEQFSDHLDVGPDEVEERLENLVNEYRVPLEEARRSVTNSYLDDAGMERDELGRGGTERVRVNDIDEDEQWVDLRVKLVDLWEPRSDSISQVGLVGDESGTIKFVAFETSDLPELEEGASYELSNVVTDEYEGSYSVKLNRTTGITEIDEEIEVGDNAETVEGALVDIQSGSGLIKRCPEEDCTRVLQNGRCSEHGQVDGEFDLRIKGVLDDGETVTEVIFDREATEELTGMGLEEAKDMAMDALDTTVVAEKMAEDVLGRYYRVTGPTFGRYVLVDEMEESGSVDVESALIEARSI; encoded by the coding sequence ATGAGCGAACTGCGACAGGAAGCGGAAGCGATAGCGGAACAGTTCTCGGACCACCTCGACGTGGGCCCCGACGAAGTCGAAGAGCGGCTCGAAAACCTGGTCAACGAGTACCGCGTGCCGCTCGAGGAGGCGCGTCGGAGCGTCACCAACAGCTACCTCGACGACGCCGGGATGGAGCGCGACGAGCTCGGCCGCGGCGGCACCGAGCGGGTCCGGGTGAACGACATCGACGAGGACGAGCAGTGGGTCGACCTGCGCGTGAAACTCGTCGACCTCTGGGAGCCGAGGAGCGACTCCATCTCGCAGGTCGGGCTCGTCGGCGACGAGTCGGGCACGATCAAGTTCGTCGCCTTCGAGACCTCCGACCTCCCCGAGTTGGAGGAAGGAGCCTCCTACGAGCTCTCGAACGTCGTCACCGACGAGTACGAGGGGAGCTACTCGGTGAAGCTCAACCGCACGACGGGGATCACCGAGATCGACGAGGAGATCGAGGTCGGCGACAACGCCGAGACCGTCGAGGGCGCGCTGGTCGACATCCAGTCCGGCTCCGGGCTGATAAAGCGCTGTCCCGAGGAGGACTGTACCCGCGTCCTCCAGAACGGCCGGTGCTCCGAACACGGCCAGGTCGACGGCGAGTTCGACCTGCGGATCAAGGGCGTCCTCGACGACGGCGAGACCGTCACCGAGGTGATCTTCGACCGCGAGGCCACGGAGGAGCTCACCGGGATGGGCCTCGAGGAGGCCAAGGACATGGCGATGGACGCGCTCGACACGACCGTCGTCGCCGAGAAGATGGCCGAGGACGTGCTCGGCCGCTACTACCGGGTCACCGGGCCGACGTTCGGCCGGTACGTCCTGGTCGACGAGATGGAGGAGTCCGGGAGCGTGGACGTCGAGAGCGCGCTCATCGAAGCGAGGTCGATCTGA
- a CDS encoding RPA family protein, giving the protein MSQSTPTREVARRVFASEFNDAGYTFKESDDERAPVYLLLPTGESANRVFFVGTLTEKEDVGEDSEYWRGRVVDPTGTFFVYAGQYQPEAASKLRDLEPPAYVAVVGKPRTYETDDGTVRVSVRPESITEVDATVRDRWVAETASRTVERVAAFDEEGNEYARMAREQYDLDPETYKAAALSALEDLDDTDELADGGDDGPVTDGSAAGDDAAEDAETPDAAGI; this is encoded by the coding sequence ATGAGCCAGTCAACCCCCACCCGAGAGGTCGCCCGGCGCGTGTTCGCGAGCGAGTTCAACGACGCCGGCTACACGTTCAAGGAGTCCGACGACGAGCGCGCCCCCGTCTACCTGCTGTTGCCGACGGGCGAGTCCGCGAACCGCGTCTTCTTCGTCGGCACCCTCACCGAGAAGGAGGACGTCGGGGAGGACTCGGAGTACTGGCGGGGCCGGGTCGTCGATCCGACGGGGACGTTCTTCGTCTACGCCGGCCAGTACCAGCCCGAGGCCGCCTCGAAGCTCCGAGACCTGGAGCCGCCCGCGTACGTCGCGGTCGTCGGCAAACCGCGGACGTACGAGACCGACGACGGGACGGTCCGCGTCTCGGTCCGCCCCGAGTCGATCACGGAGGTCGACGCGACCGTCCGCGACCGCTGGGTCGCCGAGACGGCCAGTCGGACGGTCGAGCGCGTGGCCGCCTTCGACGAGGAGGGCAACGAGTACGCGCGGATGGCCCGCGAGCAGTACGACCTCGATCCCGAGACGTACAAGGCCGCGGCGCTGTCGGCGCTCGAGGACCTCGACGACACCGACGAGCTCGCCGACGGCGGGGATGACGGCCCCGTCACGGACGGGTCGGCCGCGGGGGACGACGCGGCTGAGGACGCGGAGACGCCGGACGCGGCCGGCATCTGA
- a CDS encoding CopG family transcriptional regulator produces the protein MGNKNKTISFRVNEDAFETLRDIAEERDISLSAVFRDYVDTLVAHDGQVRVIPEAELESMGDSGESFPPKIEVPKSFVREHERLELEADHLREQLEEHKRYVNYLREQLEDEDEDVIQLEDLDGEPDEPSFRLG, from the coding sequence ATGGGCAACAAGAACAAGACGATCTCGTTCCGCGTCAACGAGGACGCCTTCGAGACCCTCCGGGACATCGCCGAGGAGCGGGACATCTCGCTTTCGGCCGTCTTCCGGGACTACGTGGATACGCTCGTTGCCCACGACGGACAGGTCCGCGTCATTCCCGAGGCGGAGCTCGAGAGCATGGGCGACAGCGGCGAGTCGTTCCCCCCGAAGATCGAGGTTCCGAAGAGCTTCGTTCGGGAGCACGAACGCCTGGAGCTCGAGGCCGACCACCTCCGCGAGCAGCTCGAGGAGCACAAACGCTACGTCAACTACCTCCGCGAGCAGCTCGAGGACGAGGACGAGGACGTGATCCAGCTGGAGGACCTCGACGGCGAGCCCGACGAGCCCTCCTTCCGGCTCGGATAG